The Pantoea nemavictus genome includes a region encoding these proteins:
- a CDS encoding GNAT family N-acetyltransferase, giving the protein MNIVQLTAENLPQYRYALAALMIDAIKNNMTTAFQNSRGMQRHQDAERYFHSLRDQMARHDLLMWIAIIDSSLVGSVQMGICQRPDGQNRAEVLQLLVHSGVQHEKIGQRLMQALEQKAESHQRGLLYLDVIAGSSAEEFYRSHGYHYLGELPDYALCSDGHSHPSAIYYKRLRTGSAENVVSSY; this is encoded by the coding sequence ATGAATATTGTTCAGCTCACTGCAGAAAATTTGCCTCAATATCGTTACGCGCTGGCCGCACTGATGATTGACGCAATAAAGAACAATATGACAACTGCATTTCAAAATTCGCGGGGAATGCAACGGCATCAGGATGCTGAGCGCTATTTTCATAGCTTGCGCGACCAAATGGCACGTCATGATTTGCTGATGTGGATTGCTATCATTGATTCGTCTCTGGTGGGGAGTGTGCAAATGGGTATTTGCCAGCGCCCAGATGGGCAAAATCGTGCAGAAGTTTTGCAGCTGCTGGTGCATTCTGGCGTTCAGCATGAAAAAATTGGACAGCGGTTAATGCAAGCGCTTGAGCAAAAGGCGGAAAGCCATCAGCGTGGACTCCTTTATTTGGATGTTATAGCGGGTTCATCAGCAGAAGAATTCTATCGGTCGCATGGCTACCATTATTTGGGAGAATTGCCTGACTATGCCTTATGCTCGGATGGACATTCTCATCCCAGCGCAATTTACTATAAACGGCTGCGTACCGGCTCAGCAGAAAATGTAGTTTCAAGCTACTGA
- the rpoB gene encoding DNA-directed RNA polymerase subunit beta: MVYSYTEKKRIRKDFGKRPQVLDIPYLLSIQLDSFQKFIEQDPEGQYGLEAAFRSVFPISSYSGNSELQYVSYRLGEPVFDVTECQIRGVTYSAPLRVKLRLVIYEREAPEGTVKDIKEQEVYMGEIPLMTDNGTFVINGTERVIVSQLHRSPGVFFDSDKGKTHSSGKVLYNARIIPYRGSWLDFEFDPKDNLFVRIDRRRKLPASIILRALNFTSEQILDLFFDKVVYEIRDNKLQMELVPERLRGETASFDIEANGTVYVEKGRRITARHIRQLEKDNIQHIEVPVEYIAGKVVAKDYVDLNTGELIVPANMELSLDLLAKLSQSGHKRIETLFTNDLDHGAYISETLRVDPTNDRLSALVEIYRMMRPGEPPTREAAENLFENLFFSEDRYDLSAVGRMKFNRSLLRDEIEGSGILSKDDIIEVMKKLIGIRNGIGEVDDIDHLGNRRIRSVGEMAENQFRVGLVRVERAVKERLSLGDLDTLMPQDMINAKPISAAVKEFFGSSQLSQFMDQNNPLSEITHKRRISALGPGGLTRERAGFEVRDVHPTHYGRVCPIETPEGPNIGLINSLSVYAQTNEYGFLETPYRRVVDGKVSDEIHYLSAIEEGNYVIAQANTNLADDGSFVDDLVTCRSKGESSLFSRDQVDYMDVSTQQVVSVGASLIPFLEHDDANRALMGANMQRQAVPTLRADKPLVGTGMERAVAVDSGVTAVAKRGGTVQYVDASRIVIKVNEEEMYPGEAGIDIYNLTKYTRSNQNTCINQMPCVNLGEPIERGDVLADGPSTDLGELALGQNMRVAFMPWNGYNFEDSILVSERVVQEDRFTTIHIQELACVSRDTKLGPEEITADIPNVGEAALSKLDESGIVYIGAEVTGGDILVGKVTPKGETQLTPEEKLLRAIFGEKASDVKDSSLRVPNGVSGTVIDVQVFTRDGVEKDKRALEIEEMQLKQVKKDLSEELQIFEAGLFGRIQAVLISGGVEADKLDKLPRERWLELGLTDEEKQNSLEQLAEQYDELKHEFEKKLEAKRRKITQGDDLAPGVLKIVKVYLAVKRQIQPGDKMAGRHGNKGVISKINPIEDMPYDENGTPVDIVLNPLGVPSRMNIGQILETHLGMAAKGIGEKINAMLKKQEEVSKLREFIQRAYDLGTDVRQKVDLNTFTDDEVLRLAENLKKGMPIATPVFDGAKESEIKELLQLGGLPSSGQITLFDGRTGEQFERQVTVGYMYMLKLNHLVDDKMHARSTGSYSLVTQQPLGGKAQFGGQRFGEMEVWALEAYGAAYTLQEMLTVKSDDVNGRTKMYKNIVDGNHQMEPGMPESFNVLLKEIRSLGINIELEDE, from the coding sequence ATGGTTTACTCCTATACCGAGAAAAAACGTATTCGTAAGGATTTTGGTAAACGTCCACAAGTTTTGGACATTCCATATCTCCTTTCTATCCAGCTTGACTCGTTCCAGAAGTTTATCGAGCAAGATCCAGAAGGCCAGTACGGTCTGGAAGCAGCCTTCCGCTCCGTATTCCCGATCTCTAGCTACAGCGGCAACTCTGAGTTGCAGTATGTAAGCTACCGTTTGGGTGAGCCTGTCTTTGACGTAACTGAATGTCAGATCCGTGGCGTGACCTATTCGGCACCGCTGCGCGTCAAACTGCGTCTGGTGATCTACGAGCGCGAAGCGCCGGAAGGCACCGTAAAAGACATTAAAGAACAAGAAGTCTACATGGGTGAAATTCCACTCATGACTGACAACGGTACCTTTGTCATCAATGGTACTGAGCGTGTTATCGTTTCTCAGCTGCATCGTAGTCCAGGCGTGTTCTTTGACAGCGATAAGGGTAAAACGCACTCTTCCGGTAAAGTGCTGTATAACGCACGTATCATCCCTTACCGCGGTTCATGGCTCGACTTCGAGTTTGACCCGAAAGACAACCTCTTCGTCCGTATTGACCGTCGTCGTAAGCTGCCGGCCAGTATCATTCTGCGCGCGTTAAACTTCACCTCAGAACAAATCCTCGATCTGTTCTTTGACAAAGTTGTTTATGAAATCCGCGATAACAAACTGCAGATGGAACTGGTGCCTGAGCGCCTGCGTGGTGAAACCGCCTCCTTCGATATCGAAGCCAACGGCACGGTCTACGTTGAGAAAGGTCGTCGCATCACTGCGCGCCACATCCGTCAGCTGGAAAAAGACAACATTCAGCACATCGAAGTGCCAGTTGAATACATTGCTGGCAAAGTGGTTGCTAAAGACTACGTCGATCTGAACACCGGCGAACTGATCGTTCCTGCTAACATGGAATTGTCACTGGATCTGCTGGCGAAACTGAGCCAGTCAGGCCACAAGCGCATTGAAACGCTGTTCACCAACGACCTGGATCACGGTGCGTACATCTCCGAGACCTTGCGTGTTGACCCAACCAACGATCGCTTAAGCGCGCTGGTTGAGATCTACCGCATGATGCGTCCTGGTGAGCCACCGACGCGTGAAGCCGCTGAAAACCTGTTTGAGAACCTGTTCTTCTCTGAAGATCGTTACGATCTTTCTGCGGTAGGCCGCATGAAGTTCAACCGTTCTCTGCTGCGTGATGAGATCGAAGGTTCAGGCATCCTGAGCAAAGACGACATCATCGAAGTGATGAAGAAACTTATTGGTATCCGTAACGGTATCGGTGAAGTGGATGATATCGATCACCTCGGTAACCGTCGTATTCGTTCAGTCGGTGAAATGGCTGAAAACCAGTTCCGTGTAGGTCTGGTGCGTGTTGAGCGTGCAGTTAAAGAGCGTCTGTCTCTTGGCGACCTCGATACGTTGATGCCGCAGGACATGATCAACGCTAAGCCGATTTCGGCGGCGGTGAAAGAGTTCTTCGGTTCAAGCCAGCTGTCACAGTTTATGGATCAGAACAACCCGTTGTCTGAGATTACGCACAAACGTCGTATCTCTGCTCTGGGCCCAGGCGGTCTGACTCGTGAGCGCGCCGGCTTCGAAGTACGTGACGTACACCCAACTCACTACGGTCGTGTATGTCCTATCGAAACCCCGGAAGGCCCGAACATCGGTCTGATCAACTCACTTTCTGTTTACGCGCAGACTAACGAATACGGTTTCCTTGAAACCCCGTATCGTCGTGTTGTTGACGGCAAAGTGAGTGACGAAATTCATTACCTCTCTGCAATCGAAGAGGGTAACTACGTTATCGCTCAGGCAAACACCAACCTTGCAGACGATGGCAGCTTTGTTGACGATCTCGTTACCTGCCGTAGCAAGGGTGAATCAAGCCTGTTCAGTCGCGATCAAGTTGACTACATGGATGTTTCCACCCAGCAGGTGGTTTCTGTCGGTGCGTCACTGATTCCGTTCCTGGAGCACGATGATGCTAACCGCGCCTTGATGGGTGCGAACATGCAACGTCAGGCGGTTCCAACTCTGCGTGCTGATAAGCCGCTGGTTGGTACCGGTATGGAGCGTGCAGTTGCGGTTGACTCCGGTGTAACTGCCGTCGCGAAACGTGGTGGTACCGTTCAGTACGTTGATGCGTCTCGTATCGTTATTAAAGTTAACGAAGAAGAGATGTATCCGGGCGAAGCGGGCATCGATATCTACAACCTGACTAAGTACACCCGTTCTAACCAGAACACCTGCATCAACCAGATGCCATGCGTGAATCTGGGTGAGCCGATTGAGCGTGGCGACGTGCTGGCAGATGGCCCGTCTACCGATCTCGGTGAACTGGCGCTGGGTCAGAACATGCGCGTGGCGTTTATGCCATGGAACGGTTACAACTTCGAAGACTCCATCCTCGTATCCGAGCGTGTGGTTCAGGAAGACCGTTTCACTACCATTCACATTCAGGAACTGGCATGTGTGTCTCGTGACACCAAGCTGGGGCCAGAAGAGATCACCGCTGATATCCCGAACGTGGGTGAAGCGGCGCTTTCTAAGCTGGATGAATCCGGCATCGTGTATATCGGTGCGGAAGTGACTGGTGGCGATATTCTGGTTGGTAAGGTGACGCCGAAAGGTGAAACCCAGCTGACGCCAGAAGAAAAACTGCTGCGTGCGATCTTCGGTGAAAAAGCCTCTGACGTGAAAGATTCGTCACTGCGCGTTCCGAACGGCGTATCCGGTACTGTCATCGACGTGCAGGTCTTCACCCGCGATGGCGTGGAAAAAGACAAGCGCGCACTGGAAATCGAAGAGATGCAGCTGAAGCAGGTTAAGAAAGACCTGTCTGAAGAACTGCAGATCTTTGAAGCTGGCCTGTTCGGCCGTATCCAGGCAGTACTGATCTCGGGTGGCGTTGAAGCTGACAAGCTGGACAAATTGCCACGTGAGCGCTGGTTGGAGCTGGGCCTGACTGACGAAGAGAAGCAGAACTCTCTGGAGCAGCTGGCTGAGCAGTACGACGAGCTGAAGCACGAGTTTGAGAAGAAACTTGAAGCTAAGCGTCGCAAAATCACTCAAGGCGATGATCTGGCACCAGGCGTGCTGAAAATCGTTAAGGTGTATCTGGCCGTTAAACGTCAGATCCAGCCTGGTGACAAGATGGCAGGTCGTCACGGTAACAAGGGTGTTATCTCTAAGATCAACCCTATCGAAGACATGCCTTACGATGAGAACGGTACGCCGGTCGACATCGTACTGAACCCGCTGGGCGTACCATCGCGTATGAACATCGGTCAGATTCTGGAAACTCACCTTGGTATGGCGGCGAAAGGCATTGGTGAAAAAATCAATGCGATGCTGAAGAAGCAGGAAGAAGTCTCCAAACTGCGTGAGTTTATCCAGCGTGCTTACGATCTGGGCACCGATGTGCGTCAGAAAGTTGACCTGAACACCTTTACCGACGACGAAGTGCTGCGTCTGGCAGAAAACCTGAAGAAGGGTATGCCAATCGCGACTCCGGTGTTTGACGGTGCGAAAGAGAGCGAAATCAAAGAGCTGCTGCAGCTCGGCGGTCTGCCTTCTTCCGGTCAGATCACCCTGTTCGACGGCCGTACCGGTGAACAGTTTGAGCGTCAGGTAACCGTAGGTTACATGTACATGCTGAAACTGAACCACTTGGTCGACGACAAGATGCACGCACGTTCTACCGGTTCTTACAGCTTGGTTACTCAGCAGCCGCTGGGTGGTAAAGCGCAGTTCGGTGGACAGCGCTTCGGTGAGATGGAAGTGTGGGCACTGGAAGCATACGGTGCCGCGTATACCCTGCAGGAAATGCTTACCGTTAAATCTGATGACGTTAACGGCCGTACGAAGATGTATAAAAACATCGTCGACGGTAACCATCAGATGGAACCGGGCATGCCTGAATCCTTCAACGTACTGTTGAAAGAGATTCGCTCGCTGGGTATCAACATCGAGCTGGAAGACGAGTAA
- the rplJ gene encoding 50S ribosomal protein L10, with product MALNLQGKQAIVAEVSEVAKGALSAVVADSRGVTVDKMTELRKAGREAGVYMRVVRNTLLRRVVEGTPFECLKDTFVGPTLIAYSLEHPGAAARLFKDFAKANAKFEVKAAAFEGELITAANIDRLATLPTYEEALARLMSTMKEAAAGKLVRTLAAVRDAKEAA from the coding sequence ATGGCATTAAATCTTCAAGGCAAACAAGCGATTGTTGCTGAAGTTAGCGAAGTAGCCAAAGGCGCGCTTTCAGCGGTTGTTGCGGATTCCCGTGGCGTGACCGTTGATAAAATGACCGAACTGCGTAAAGCAGGTCGTGAAGCTGGCGTTTACATGCGTGTTGTTCGTAACACCCTGCTGCGCCGCGTCGTTGAAGGTACTCCATTCGAGTGCCTGAAAGACACGTTTGTTGGTCCGACCCTGATTGCATACTCTTTGGAACACCCGGGCGCTGCTGCTCGTCTGTTCAAAGATTTCGCGAAAGCGAATGCAAAATTTGAGGTCAAAGCTGCAGCCTTTGAAGGTGAGCTGATCACGGCGGCCAATATTGACCGTCTGGCAACTCTGCCGACTTACGAAGAAGCACTGGCACGTCTGATGTCGACCATGAAAGAAGCCGCTGCTGGCAAACTGGTTCGTACTCTGGCTGCTGTGCGCGATGCAAAAGAAGCGGCTTAA
- the tuf gene encoding elongation factor Tu, giving the protein MAKEQFQRNKLHVNVGTIGHVDHGKTTLTAAITTVLAKTYGGKASKFDEIDKAPEEKARGITINTSHVEYETPTRHYAHVDCPGHADYVKNMITGAAQMDGAILVVAATDGPMPQTREHILLGRQVGVPYIIVFLNKCDMVDDEELLELVEMEVRDLLSAYDFPGDDTPIVRGSALKALEGEAEWEAKIIELAEHLDTYIPEPVRAIDLPFLLPIEDVFSISGRGTVVTGRVERGIVKVGDEVEIVGIKATVKSTCTGVEMFRKLLDQGQAGENCGVLLRGIKREDIQRGQVLAKPASIKPHTKFTSEVYVLSKDEGGRHTPFFKGYRPQFYFRTTDVTGNVELPEGVEMVMPGDNVQMTVELIHPIAMDEGLRFAIREGGRTVGAGVVATIIA; this is encoded by the coding sequence ATGGCTAAAGAGCAATTTCAGCGTAACAAACTGCACGTAAACGTGGGCACCATCGGTCACGTCGACCACGGTAAAACCACCCTGACTGCAGCAATCACTACCGTTCTGGCTAAAACCTACGGTGGTAAAGCAAGCAAGTTCGATGAGATCGATAAAGCGCCAGAAGAGAAAGCGCGTGGTATCACCATCAACACTTCTCACGTTGAATATGAAACCCCGACTCGCCACTATGCGCACGTTGACTGCCCAGGCCACGCCGACTATGTGAAAAACATGATCACCGGTGCTGCGCAGATGGACGGCGCGATCCTGGTTGTTGCTGCGACTGACGGCCCAATGCCTCAGACCCGTGAGCACATCCTGCTGGGTCGTCAGGTTGGCGTTCCTTACATCATCGTGTTCCTGAACAAGTGCGACATGGTTGATGATGAAGAGCTGCTGGAACTGGTTGAGATGGAAGTACGTGACCTGCTGTCAGCATATGACTTCCCAGGCGACGACACTCCAATCGTACGCGGTTCTGCTCTGAAAGCGCTGGAAGGCGAAGCTGAGTGGGAAGCTAAGATCATTGAACTGGCTGAGCATCTGGATACCTACATCCCAGAGCCAGTACGTGCAATCGACCTGCCGTTCCTGCTGCCAATCGAAGACGTATTCTCAATCTCAGGCCGTGGTACTGTTGTTACCGGTCGTGTTGAGCGCGGTATCGTTAAAGTGGGCGACGAAGTTGAAATCGTGGGTATCAAGGCGACTGTTAAGTCTACCTGTACCGGCGTTGAAATGTTCCGCAAACTGCTGGACCAGGGTCAGGCTGGCGAGAACTGTGGCGTTCTGCTGCGTGGTATTAAGCGTGAAGATATCCAGCGTGGTCAGGTTCTGGCTAAGCCGGCTTCAATCAAGCCGCATACCAAGTTCACTTCAGAAGTGTACGTTCTGTCTAAAGATGAAGGCGGCCGTCATACTCCGTTCTTCAAAGGCTACCGTCCACAGTTCTACTTCCGTACCACTGACGTGACCGGCAACGTTGAGCTGCCAGAAGGCGTTGAGATGGTAATGCCAGGCGACAACGTTCAGATGACCGTTGAGCTGATCCACCCAATCGCGATGGATGAAGGCTTGCGCTTCGCTATCCGTGAAGGCGGCCGTACTGTTGGTGCGGGTGTTGTTGCTACAATTATCGCTTAA
- the rplK gene encoding 50S ribosomal protein L11 yields MAKKVQAYVKLQVAAGMANPSPPVGPALGQQGVNIMEFCKAFNAKTESLEKGLPTPVVITVYSDRSFTFVTKTPPAAVLLKKAAGIKSGSGKPNKDKVGKVSRAQVREIAETKAADMTGSDVEAMTRSIEGTARSMGLVVED; encoded by the coding sequence ATGGCCAAGAAAGTACAAGCCTACGTTAAGCTGCAGGTTGCAGCTGGTATGGCTAACCCAAGCCCACCTGTTGGTCCAGCTCTGGGTCAGCAGGGTGTTAACATCATGGAATTCTGCAAAGCGTTCAACGCTAAGACTGAATCCCTGGAGAAAGGCCTGCCTACTCCTGTTGTTATCACCGTATACAGCGACCGTTCTTTCACCTTCGTTACCAAAACCCCTCCGGCTGCCGTACTGCTGAAAAAAGCAGCGGGCATCAAGTCTGGTTCTGGTAAGCCGAACAAAGATAAAGTCGGTAAAGTTTCCCGTGCTCAGGTACGTGAAATCGCAGAAACTAAAGCTGCGGACATGACTGGTTCTGACGTAGAAGCGATGACTCGCTCTATCGAAGGTACTGCACGTTCCATGGGCCTGGTAGTAGAGGATTAA
- the rplL gene encoding 50S ribosomal protein L7/L12, with translation MSITKDQILEAVAAMSVMEVVELVSAMEEKFGVSAAAAVAVAAGPAEAVEEKTEFDVVLKAVGANKVAVIKAVRTATGLGLKEAKDLVEATGTIKEGISKDDAAALEAALKEAGAEVEVK, from the coding sequence ATGTCTATCACTAAAGACCAAATTCTGGAAGCTGTTGCCGCTATGTCCGTAATGGAAGTAGTTGAGCTGGTTTCTGCTATGGAAGAAAAATTCGGCGTTTCTGCTGCTGCCGCTGTAGCTGTTGCTGCTGGCCCAGCTGAAGCTGTTGAAGAGAAAACTGAATTCGACGTAGTTCTGAAAGCTGTTGGCGCTAACAAAGTCGCAGTAATCAAAGCAGTACGTACTGCAACTGGCCTGGGCTTGAAAGAAGCTAAAGACCTGGTTGAAGCTACTGGTACTATCAAAGAAGGCATCAGCAAAGATGACGCAGCCGCTCTTGAAGCTGCTCTGAAAGAAGCTGGCGCTGAAGTTGAAGTTAAGTAA
- the nusG gene encoding transcription termination/antitermination protein NusG, with the protein MSEAPKKRWYVVQAFSGFEARVAKSLHEHIKLHNMEELFGEVMVPTEEVVEIRGGQRRKSERKFFPGYVLVQMVMNDASWHLVRSVPRVMGFIGGTSDRPAPISDKEVDAIMNRLQQVGDKPRPKTLFEPGEMVRVSDGPFADFNGVVEEVDYEKSRLKVSVSIFGRATPVELDFAQVEKG; encoded by the coding sequence ATGTCTGAAGCTCCAAAAAAACGCTGGTACGTCGTTCAGGCGTTCTCCGGTTTTGAAGCACGTGTAGCAAAGTCGCTGCACGAGCATATCAAACTGCACAACATGGAAGAGCTTTTTGGCGAAGTCATGGTGCCGACTGAAGAAGTCGTTGAAATCCGTGGCGGCCAGCGCCGCAAAAGCGAACGTAAATTCTTCCCTGGCTACGTATTGGTTCAGATGGTGATGAATGACGCCAGCTGGCACTTAGTGCGTAGCGTACCGCGTGTAATGGGCTTTATTGGTGGTACTTCTGACCGTCCAGCGCCAATCAGTGACAAAGAAGTTGACGCGATCATGAACCGTCTGCAGCAGGTTGGTGATAAACCGCGTCCAAAAACACTGTTCGAGCCAGGCGAGATGGTTCGCGTCAGCGATGGTCCGTTTGCCGACTTCAACGGTGTGGTCGAAGAAGTGGACTACGAGAAGAGCCGCTTGAAAGTGTCTGTTTCCATCTTTGGCCGCGCAACGCCAGTGGAACTCGACTTTGCTCAGGTGGAGAAAGGTTAA
- the birA gene encoding bifunctional biotin--[acetyl-CoA-carboxylase] ligase/biotin operon repressor BirA has translation MKDNSVPLKLVALVADGEFHSGEQLGEALGMSRAAINKHIQTLKSWGLDVYTVTGKGYSLAGPIQLLDEDIILSHLHQPNLAVIPVIDSTNQYLLDRMDQLPSGYACIAEYQQAGRGRRGRKWFSPFGSNLYMSMYWRLEEGPAAAMGLSLVIGIIMAEVIQSLGAPEVRVKWPNDLYLNDRKLAGILVELTGKTGDAAQIVIGAGVNLLMRSEGATEINQGWINLQEAGIDIDRNVLAAKLLNSLREALPIFERDGLAPFVKRWEALDNFINRPVKLLIGDREVYGIARGIDKQGGLLLEQDGEVKSWVGGEISLRPDN, from the coding sequence ATGAAAGATAATAGCGTGCCACTAAAGTTAGTGGCATTGGTGGCGGATGGCGAATTTCACTCTGGTGAACAACTGGGTGAAGCTCTGGGCATGAGCCGTGCAGCAATCAATAAACATATACAGACATTAAAAAGTTGGGGGCTGGATGTATATACGGTAACGGGGAAAGGATACAGCTTGGCAGGCCCCATTCAGTTACTGGATGAAGACATCATCTTGTCACATCTTCATCAACCCAATCTGGCTGTTATCCCTGTTATTGATTCAACGAACCAATATTTGTTGGATCGAATGGATCAATTACCTTCTGGCTATGCATGCATTGCGGAGTATCAGCAAGCAGGGCGTGGACGTCGTGGTCGTAAGTGGTTTTCTCCCTTTGGTTCTAACCTCTATATGTCAATGTATTGGCGTCTGGAGGAGGGGCCAGCTGCGGCTATGGGATTAAGTTTGGTGATTGGTATTATCATGGCGGAGGTGATTCAATCGCTGGGCGCGCCTGAAGTACGCGTTAAATGGCCAAATGACCTTTATCTCAATGACCGAAAACTCGCAGGGATTTTAGTTGAATTAACGGGCAAAACCGGTGATGCCGCCCAGATTGTCATAGGGGCGGGCGTGAATTTACTGATGAGGTCTGAAGGCGCAACGGAAATTAATCAAGGTTGGATTAATTTGCAGGAAGCCGGAATTGATATTGACCGAAATGTATTAGCTGCAAAATTACTTAATAGCCTTCGTGAAGCTCTGCCAATTTTTGAACGTGATGGTTTGGCGCCATTTGTGAAACGTTGGGAAGCGCTCGATAACTTCATTAATCGTCCAGTAAAACTTCTTATTGGTGACCGTGAAGTATACGGTATTGCGCGGGGTATCGATAAGCAAGGAGGTTTATTATTGGAGCAGGATGGAGAAGTTAAATCCTGGGTTGGAGGCGAAATCTCCCTTCGTCCTGACAATTAA
- the rplA gene encoding 50S ribosomal protein L1, translated as MAKLTKRMSVIRDKVDATKQYDINEAVALLKELATAKFVESVDVAVNLGIDARKSDQNVRGATVLPHGTGRSVRVAVFTQGANAEAAKAAGAELVGMEDLAEQIKKGEMNFDVVIASPDAMRVVGQLGQVLGPRGLMPNPKVGTVTPNVAEAVKNAKAGQVRYRNDKNGIIHTTIGKVDFDTDKLKENLESLLVALKKAKPSQAKGVYIKKVSISTTMGAGVAVDQAGLSASAN; from the coding sequence ATGGCTAAGCTGACCAAGCGCATGAGCGTAATCCGTGACAAAGTTGATGCTACTAAGCAGTACGACATCAACGAAGCTGTTGCTCTGCTGAAAGAACTGGCTACTGCTAAGTTCGTAGAAAGCGTTGACGTTGCTGTTAACCTCGGCATCGATGCACGTAAATCTGATCAGAACGTGCGCGGCGCGACCGTTCTGCCGCACGGTACTGGTCGTTCAGTACGTGTTGCTGTCTTCACCCAAGGCGCAAATGCTGAAGCTGCTAAAGCAGCTGGCGCAGAGCTGGTAGGTATGGAAGATCTGGCTGAGCAGATTAAGAAAGGCGAAATGAACTTTGACGTTGTTATCGCATCTCCAGATGCAATGCGCGTTGTTGGCCAGTTGGGCCAGGTTCTGGGCCCACGCGGTCTGATGCCTAACCCGAAAGTTGGTACTGTAACTCCTAACGTTGCTGAAGCAGTTAAAAATGCTAAAGCAGGTCAGGTTCGTTATCGTAACGACAAAAACGGCATCATCCACACCACCATTGGTAAAGTGGATTTTGACACTGACAAATTGAAAGAAAACCTGGAATCTCTGCTGGTTGCGCTGAAAAAAGCGAAACCTTCACAGGCGAAAGGCGTGTACATCAAGAAAGTCAGCATCTCTACCACCATGGGCGCCGGCGTTGCCGTTGACCAGGCTGGTCTGAGCGCATCAGCAAACTAA
- the coaA gene encoding type I pantothenate kinase encodes MSKKTTPLTTPYLQFNRQQWAALRDSVPMTLAEGEIERLRGINEDLSLEEVAEIYLPLSRLLNFYISSNLRRQAVLEQFLGTNGQKIPYIISIAGSVAVGKSTTARVLQALLSRWPEHRKVELITTDGFLHPNAVLKERGLMKKKGFPQSYDMHRLVNFVSDLKSGASQVTAPVYSHLIYDVIPDGDKVVQQPDILILEGLNVLQSGMDYPHDPHHVFVSDFVDFSIYVDAPESLLENWYVNRFLKFREGAFSDPDSYFHHYSQLPEEDALNIARGLWKEINWLNLKENILPTRERASLIMTKSADHAVQSVRLRK; translated from the coding sequence ATGAGTAAAAAAACGACACCTCTTACTACGCCCTATTTACAGTTCAATCGTCAACAATGGGCTGCACTACGCGATTCCGTACCAATGACACTGGCTGAAGGTGAAATCGAGCGGTTGCGTGGTATTAATGAAGATCTTTCATTAGAAGAAGTGGCTGAGATCTATCTGCCGCTATCGCGCCTGCTTAATTTCTATATCAGCTCTAATCTTCGTCGTCAGGCGGTGCTGGAACAATTTCTTGGCACGAATGGGCAGAAAATCCCTTATATCATTAGTATTGCCGGCAGTGTTGCTGTAGGTAAAAGCACCACGGCTCGCGTGCTTCAGGCATTACTTAGTCGCTGGCCAGAACATCGTAAGGTTGAACTCATTACTACTGATGGCTTTTTGCATCCCAATGCGGTGCTTAAAGAACGCGGTCTGATGAAGAAAAAAGGCTTCCCACAATCTTATGATATGCATCGCCTGGTGAACTTCGTTTCTGATTTGAAATCGGGAGCCAGTCAGGTGACAGCGCCAGTCTATTCACATCTGATTTATGATGTCATTCCTGATGGTGACAAAGTAGTACAACAACCGGACATTCTCATTCTTGAAGGATTGAATGTACTACAAAGTGGCATGGACTATCCTCACGATCCCCACCATGTATTTGTCTCAGATTTTGTAGATTTCTCTATTTATGTTGATGCACCTGAGTCCTTACTTGAAAATTGGTATGTAAATAGATTCTTAAAATTCCGTGAAGGTGCATTTAGCGACCCAGACTCATATTTCCATCACTATTCGCAGTTACCTGAAGAGGATGCGCTCAATATTGCGCGCGGACTTTGGAAAGAGATTAACTGGCTTAATTTAAAGGAAAATATTCTGCCGACGCGTGAAAGGGCCAGTTTGATTATGACTAAGTCTGCTGATCATGCGGTACAAAGCGTTCGTTTAAGAAAATAA
- the secE gene encoding preprotein translocase subunit SecE — protein MSANTEAQGSGRGLEAMKWVVVVALLLVAIVGNYIYRDVTLPLRALAVVVLIAAAGGIALLTIKGKATVAFAREAKTEMRKVIWPTRQETLHTTLIVAAVTAVMSLILWGLDGILVRLVSFITGLRF, from the coding sequence ATGAGTGCGAATACCGAAGCTCAAGGAAGCGGGCGCGGCCTTGAAGCGATGAAATGGGTAGTTGTGGTCGCCTTGCTCCTGGTAGCAATCGTCGGCAACTATATTTATCGCGATGTAACATTGCCTCTGCGCGCGCTGGCTGTAGTTGTGCTGATTGCTGCCGCAGGCGGCATTGCATTGCTGACAATCAAAGGTAAAGCGACCGTGGCATTTGCTCGTGAAGCAAAAACCGAAATGCGTAAGGTCATTTGGCCAACTCGCCAGGAAACATTGCACACCACGTTAATCGTTGCCGCGGTAACTGCCGTGATGTCACTGATTTTGTGGGGGCTGGATGGCATTCTGGTCCGCCTGGTATCGTTTATCACTGGCCTGAGGTTCTGA